A segment of the Allosaccharopolyspora coralli genome:
CGAACCGCGCGATCGACGTCGAGTGGGAGGTCGCCGACGACGAACGGTTCGCCCGCGTGGTGCAGCGCGGCCTCGGCACCGCGGTCGGCGAGCTCGGACACTCCGTCCACGCCGAGGTCCACGGCCTGGAGCCCGGCCGCGAGTACTTCTACCGGTTCCGCACCGGCCGGCACATCAGCGTCGCCGGACGGACCAGGACCGCGCCCGCCCCCGGCACGGTCACCTCGGCACTCACGTTCTGCATGAGCTCCTGCGCACAGTGGGAACACGGGCACTTCACTACCTACCGCCGCCTCGCCGAGGACGACCCGGACCTCGTGCTGCACCTCGGCGACTACATCTACGAGCACGGTCCCGGCGGCTACCCGGTCGAGTCCGGCATCGCGCGACCCATGCACGGCGGCGAGACACGCGACCTCGCCGACTACCGCGTCCGGCACGCCCTCTACAAGAGCGACCCGGACCTTCAGTTCGCGCACGCCGCCGCGCCCTGGCTGATCGTGTGGGACGACCACGAGGTCGACAACAACTGGGCGGGCTATCACCACGAGGTCTTCGGCGACACACCGAAGTTCCGTGAACGCCGCCGCGCCGCGTTCCGCGCCTACTACGAGAACATGCCGCTGCGCAGGACCTCGTTGCCGCGCGGCGACGACCTGCGGTTGCACCGCAGGGTCGAGTGGGGCGGGCTCGCGAACTTCCATCTTCTCGACACCCGCCAGTACCGCGACGACCAAGCGTGCGGCGGGCTCATCGGGCCGTGCGGGCAGGAGTCCCGGCCGGAACGGACGATCACCGGCGACGAACAGGAAGCCTGGCTGCTCGACGGCTTCCGCCAGTCCCGCGCGCGCTGGGACTTCCTCGGCCAGCAGGTGATGATGGCCCAGCTGGACAGTGCGAAGGGGCCGCTGAAGGTCACGAGTATGGACACCTGGGACGGCTACACCGCCTCCCGGGACCGCGTGGCACGCGGCTGGCTGGACGCCGGAGTGCGCAACCCCGTGGTGCTCACCGGCGACATCCACGAGCACTACGCCAACGACCTCTCACTGAACTACGACGACCCGGACTCGCCGGTGATCGGCTCGGAGCTGGTCACGAGCTCGGTGACCTCCGGCGGCGACGCCGAGGGCGGGGAGTTCACCGGGGATCCGGAGAACCCACACATCCGCTTCCACGACGACATGCGCGGCTACGTACGGGCGCGGGTGACGGAATCGCAGCTCACCGCCGACTTCCGGGTGCTGCCGTACGTGCGGCAACCCGGCGCACCCGCAGGCACGAAGACCTCACTCCACCTCGCCGACGGCATCCCCGGGTGGGAAAAGAGCGCGTGAGCCTTTTTGGTGGCTATAGCAACCAAAAAGGCTCACGCGTGCGTGGGCGGGGTGGCGGTTAGCCGAGAATTCACTCGATGCCAACCGCACATCGGTACTGATCAACACTCTTACGGGTGAAGGTATCGGCGGACGACGTTCCCGAGCCGCGATCGATGTCTGGAGGACACCCACCATGTCCGAGTCCACACCGTCCCGTCCCGCGTCCCCGGTGTCCCGCCGCTCCGTCCTGCTCGGCGGAGCCGCAGCGCTGGGCGCCACCGCGCTCGGCGGCTCGACACTCGCGCACGCCCTCCCCGGAGCGGGTGCCGGTCGGCTCGCCGAGCCGTTCACCCTCGGCGTCGCCTCCGGCGATCCGCTGCCGGACGGCGTCGTGCTCTGGACCCGGCTCGCGCCGACGCCGACCGCCGACGACGGCAAGGGCGGTATGCCGGACAAGGTCGTACCGGTGCAGTGGGAGATCGCCGAGGACGAGCGGTTCAGCAAGATCGTCCAGAAGGGCACCGCCGACGCCGCACCCGAGATGGGCCACAGCGTGCACGTCGAACCGGAAGGGCTCCGGGCCGGGGCGGAGTACTTCTACCGCTTCAAGGCCGGGAATGCCGTCTCCCCCGTCGGCCGCACCCGGACCGCACCCGCGCCGGACGCGATGGACGAGCTGACGATGTGCTTCACCTCGTGCTCGCACTTCGGCCAGGGCTACTTCACCGCCTACCGGCGGATGGCCGAGGACCAGCCGGGGCTGATCCTGCACCTCGGCGATTACCAGTACGAGTACGCCGCGCAGGACGACGACGTCCGCAAGGTCCTCGGCCCGGAAACGAGGACGCTGGCCAACTACCGGCAACGCCACGCGCAGTACAAGACGGACGAGGATCTCCAGCTCGCGCACGCGACCGCGCCCTGGCTCGTGGTCTGGGACGACCACGAACTCGAGAACAATTGGGCGGACGAGACTCCGGAAGACCCGGACGAAGGATTCCGCAAGCGCCGCGAAGCCGCGTTCCAGGCCTACTACGAGAACATGCCGCTGCGGGTCGGCTCGAAGCCCGCTGGGATCGACCTGCAGCTCTACCGCCGCATCCGGTGGGGCGCGCTGGCGAACTTCCACATGCTCGATACCCGCCAGTACCGCGACGATCAGGCCTGCGGTGACGGCGTGCAGGACGGCTGCGACGCGCGTCTCGACGAGGGCCGGTCGATCACCGGGCCCGAGCAGGAGAAGTGGATCACCGACGGGTTCGGCTCGTCGGAGGCCAAGTGGGACGTCCTCGGCCAGCAGGTGATCTTCTCGAAGATCGACCTCACTCCCGGCAAGGAGGAGGGCTACAACATGGACGCCTGGGACGGCTATGTCGCCAACCGCGACCGGATCGCCTCGGCGATGGCCGACAGCAACGTGCAGAACGGCGTGGTTCTCACCGGTGACGTGCACCGGCACTGGGCGGCGGAGATCCTGCGCACCCACGACGACGCCGAGTCCACTCCGGCCGGTGTCGAGTTCGTCTCGACCTCCGTCAGCAGCGGCGGCGACGGGGACGACGACGGCAAGGAAGACGTGCTCAAGGAGAACCCGCACGTCAAGTTCCACCGCAACCGTCGCGGCTACATCCGGACGAAGTTCACCGCGTCGGAACTGCGCGCCGACTACCGGGTGCTGCCCTCGGTGACGAAGAAGGACGCGAAGGCGTCGACGGCGGCGTCGTTCGTCGTCGAGGACGGCACGCCCCGGCTGAACGAGGCGTGACTCCGGTGTGCCTGGTGCGTCCTCCTCGGCCGCACCAGGCACACTGGCGCCCGTGATCGTCCTCGCACTCGCCGTCGTGCTCGCCATCGGCACCGTCGCTCTCGGGCTCCCCGCACTGTGGGTCCGCCGAGCCGAGGCGTCGCGGCTCCGGACCGTCGGCGACGTGCCCGCGGCGGACGTCGCGCTGGTCCTCGGTGCCGGAGTGCGGTTCAACGGCTTCCCGACTCCGATCCTGCAGGGTCGCCTGGATGTCGCACGCCGGTTGTACTCGGCGGGCAAGGTGCAGCGCATTCTCGTCAGCGGCAGCCCGGAATCACGCGGGCACAGCGAGCCGGTCTCGATGAGGAACTATCTGCTCTCCCACGCGGTACCGGACGAATGCATCATTGTGGACGAAACGGGCCGGGACACGTGGCTGTCCTGCCGGGCGGCCGTGGACATGGGGCTCAGGGAAGTCACCGTCGTCACCAGCGATTTCCACCTTCCGCGCGCCGTGCTGCTGTGCCTGCGAGCCGGCCTGGACGCCTACGGCGTGGGCCACGACTCGCGAGCGGCCGGGCTGCCACGAGCGACCGCTCGCGGCAGCCGCCGCGAAGTTCTCGCCACCGCCAAGGCCTTCTGGTGGCGCCGCTGACCACTGTCAGCGTGGTGCGAACGGCACTCTCGCCTCACCAGACGAGGCGAAGGTGCCGTTCGCCTCGGACAGGGTCGGTTCGTCGCGACTCGGCGGAGATTCGGGAGCGGGTATCAAACTGAACACGACTCGTATTCAGGGCAACGTTCTCTGCATTTCGAGCGATAACCTCACATCTCCCTTGGGATGTGATGACGATGACCACATCGACACGACGGCGCGCCTACGCCGTACTCTTCTCGTTCGCGCTCGCGATTGGTCTCGCGACCGCACCCTCGCCCGCTGCCGACGCGGCCCCGGCGCTGCCCCCGGGCTTCATACTCCGCGACCAGCCGAGCGGCCAAGCCGCCTACGACCTCACCGACTTCACGTTCCTGCCCGACGACAGCGTGCTCAGCACCGGCAAACAGGGAAACGTCGCCTGGGTCTCCCCCGACGGGCAGAGTCGCTCTCTGGCACGGCTCCCGGTCGAGGCGGTGCAGGACCTCGGCCTCGTCGGGGTCGCCGCCGCACCGGACTACGAGACCTCGCGGCACATCTACCTCGCGCGGTCAGTGCCGGACGGCGCACCCGGCTATCGGCTCCGCCTCGCCCGGTGGACCGTGACCGGCTCTCCCGAACCGACCGGGATCACCAGCGAACGGGTGCTCTTCGACGTCATCAGCCCCAGCATCGTGCACGGCATCACCAGCATCGTTCCGGATCAGGACGGGAGTCTCTGGGTCTCGATCGGTGACCTCGCCGACTACACGCGCACCGACCGGACCGCGTTGCGCGCCTACGACCTCGACTCGCCCGCGGGCAAGATCGTGCACATCACCCCGGACGGACAAGGCGTGGCGAGCAACCCGTACTTCGATCCGTCGGACCCGTCGTCCTGGCGCAGCCGCGTCTATGCCTCCGGGTTCCGCAGCCCGTTCCGCCTGTCATTGGACCCCACCACCGGCACGCCGATCGTCGGCGACGTCGGCTACTTCACGTGGGAGGAGATCGACGTGATCCGGCCGGGACAGAACTACAAATGGCCGTGTTGGGAAGGCAACCACCCGACTCC
Coding sequences within it:
- a CDS encoding alkaline phosphatase D family protein encodes the protein MSESTPSRPASPVSRRSVLLGGAAALGATALGGSTLAHALPGAGAGRLAEPFTLGVASGDPLPDGVVLWTRLAPTPTADDGKGGMPDKVVPVQWEIAEDERFSKIVQKGTADAAPEMGHSVHVEPEGLRAGAEYFYRFKAGNAVSPVGRTRTAPAPDAMDELTMCFTSCSHFGQGYFTAYRRMAEDQPGLILHLGDYQYEYAAQDDDVRKVLGPETRTLANYRQRHAQYKTDEDLQLAHATAPWLVVWDDHELENNWADETPEDPDEGFRKRREAAFQAYYENMPLRVGSKPAGIDLQLYRRIRWGALANFHMLDTRQYRDDQACGDGVQDGCDARLDEGRSITGPEQEKWITDGFGSSEAKWDVLGQQVIFSKIDLTPGKEEGYNMDAWDGYVANRDRIASAMADSNVQNGVVLTGDVHRHWAAEILRTHDDAESTPAGVEFVSTSVSSGGDGDDDGKEDVLKENPHVKFHRNRRGYIRTKFTASELRADYRVLPSVTKKDAKASTAASFVVEDGTPRLNEA
- a CDS encoding alkaline phosphatase D family protein; amino-acid sequence: MPEGLTRHITGRRTVLAAGFGAALGFGLHAPARASGGPDPFTLGVASGDPTADGVVLWTRLAVDPLADDGHGGMPNRAIDVEWEVADDERFARVVQRGLGTAVGELGHSVHAEVHGLEPGREYFYRFRTGRHISVAGRTRTAPAPGTVTSALTFCMSSCAQWEHGHFTTYRRLAEDDPDLVLHLGDYIYEHGPGGYPVESGIARPMHGGETRDLADYRVRHALYKSDPDLQFAHAAAPWLIVWDDHEVDNNWAGYHHEVFGDTPKFRERRRAAFRAYYENMPLRRTSLPRGDDLRLHRRVEWGGLANFHLLDTRQYRDDQACGGLIGPCGQESRPERTITGDEQEAWLLDGFRQSRARWDFLGQQVMMAQLDSAKGPLKVTSMDTWDGYTASRDRVARGWLDAGVRNPVVLTGDIHEHYANDLSLNYDDPDSPVIGSELVTSSVTSGGDAEGGEFTGDPENPHIRFHDDMRGYVRARVTESQLTADFRVLPYVRQPGAPAGTKTSLHLADGIPGWEKSA
- a CDS encoding SanA/YdcF family protein, which gives rise to MIVLALAVVLAIGTVALGLPALWVRRAEASRLRTVGDVPAADVALVLGAGVRFNGFPTPILQGRLDVARRLYSAGKVQRILVSGSPESRGHSEPVSMRNYLLSHAVPDECIIVDETGRDTWLSCRAAVDMGLREVTVVTSDFHLPRAVLLCLRAGLDAYGVGHDSRAAGLPRATARGSRREVLATAKAFWWRR